In Lentibacillus amyloliquefaciens, one DNA window encodes the following:
- a CDS encoding NAD(P)-dependent oxidoreductase: MLSKESVIGIVGTGVMGESMARNLQKSGYSINVFTRTKEKAHLLLENGATWKKSVSELAKDSDVIVTMVGYPSDVERVYLGQDGIIENANEGTYVIDMTTSKPPLAKQIDREAAERNIHAMDAPVSGGDVGAKNGALAIMVGGEQDVFDDVMPLFEIMGENIILQGDAGAGQHTKMVNQIAIATNMIGVCEAIAYAKKAGLNPTQVLDSISTGAAGSFSLSKLAPRMLEGDYEPGFYVKHFIKDMTIALDSAQEMGLSTPGLELSLKLYKELAEKGENDSGTQALIKLFGT, translated from the coding sequence ATGCTTTCAAAGGAATCTGTTATTGGAATTGTCGGTACCGGTGTTATGGGCGAAAGTATGGCTCGAAATTTGCAAAAGAGCGGTTATTCAATCAATGTGTTCACCAGGACAAAAGAAAAAGCACATCTGCTACTGGAAAATGGTGCCACATGGAAGAAATCAGTCAGCGAATTGGCGAAAGACTCTGATGTAATCGTCACCATGGTTGGCTATCCATCAGATGTGGAGCGTGTTTACCTTGGACAGGATGGTATTATTGAAAATGCCAATGAAGGTACATATGTTATTGATATGACAACATCAAAGCCGCCCCTGGCTAAACAAATTGACCGTGAAGCAGCGGAACGGAATATTCACGCGATGGATGCACCTGTGTCCGGAGGTGATGTTGGCGCGAAAAATGGGGCGCTTGCCATCATGGTCGGCGGGGAGCAGGACGTATTTGATGACGTGATGCCTTTATTTGAAATCATGGGTGAAAATATCATTTTACAGGGTGATGCAGGCGCCGGCCAGCATACAAAAATGGTGAACCAAATAGCGATTGCAACGAATATGATTGGCGTTTGTGAGGCAATTGCCTATGCAAAAAAAGCTGGATTGAATCCAACACAGGTCCTCGACAGCATTTCAACCGGGGCTGCAGGCAGCTTCTCGCTATCCAAATTAGCACCACGCATGCTTGAGGGAGACTATGAACCGGGATTCTATGTAAAGCATTTTATTAAAGACATGACCATTGCATTGGATTCCGCACAGGAAATGGGACTCTCAACGCCAGGGCTGGAGCTTTCACTTAAATTATATAAGGAACTGGCGGAAAAAGGGGAAAATGACAGCGGCACACAAGCCTTGATCAAATTGTTTGGCACGTGA
- a CDS encoding LysR family transcriptional regulator translates to MDIRQLNYFITLINEQTYTKAASILHISQPSLSAAIKKLEEEIGLILIDRSERQLQMTQEGRILYQEAQKLLHHFEHVSFEMDRLKRQGPLKLSVGLIESSMFFVPDILNRFKQEYRDVRISLLETLSLSDVKNALNNFDIDLAITNQYIHQEDIETIPIYEENLVALIPLGHALSREGPLQIHDLEGEDFIVCKEGFQTREDILNAFSKSGVKPNIQFEIERFETGCTLVEDGLGITVVPENYVRYSNQTNCVIKKVDDANISRIVYLAYDRNRFQPPIVLRFIELLKAFFT, encoded by the coding sequence ATGGATATCCGCCAATTAAACTATTTCATCACCCTTATCAATGAACAAACTTATACGAAAGCCGCCAGCATACTGCACATTTCTCAGCCTTCCTTAAGTGCCGCCATTAAAAAACTGGAAGAAGAAATCGGCCTGATTCTAATTGACCGCTCCGAACGTCAGTTGCAAATGACACAAGAAGGCCGGATTCTCTATCAGGAAGCGCAAAAGCTGCTTCATCACTTTGAACACGTTTCGTTTGAAATGGACAGGCTTAAGCGGCAAGGTCCCTTGAAACTCTCGGTTGGACTGATTGAATCCTCAATGTTTTTTGTGCCTGATATTTTAAACCGATTCAAACAGGAATACCGTGATGTACGCATCAGCCTGTTGGAAACCTTGAGCCTCAGTGATGTCAAAAACGCCTTGAATAACTTTGACATCGATCTCGCTATCACCAATCAGTACATTCATCAGGAAGACATCGAAACGATTCCAATTTATGAGGAAAATCTCGTGGCACTCATTCCACTTGGCCACGCATTGAGCAGAGAAGGACCGCTTCAGATTCATGATCTGGAAGGCGAGGATTTCATCGTCTGTAAGGAGGGTTTCCAGACGCGGGAGGACATTCTGAATGCCTTCAGCAAATCAGGCGTCAAACCGAATATCCAGTTCGAAATTGAGCGTTTCGAAACCGGCTGCACGCTTGTTGAGGACGGGCTCGGTATCACTGTTGTCCCGGAAAACTATGTCCGCTATTCCAACCAAACAAACTGTGTTATCAAAAAGGTTGACGATGCCAACATCTCACGCATTGTTTACCTTGCATATGATAGAAACCGTTTCCAGCCGCCAATTGTGCTGCGGTTTATCGAGCTGTTAAAGGCGTTTTTCACGTAA
- the hutG gene encoding formimidoylglutamase: protein MRWFNIYIQTDNKLWNGRVDDWEDPASFRFHQLVQVIGTDELTSGENGFGILGFASDEGVRRNKGRQGAARAPDAIRQSLAALPYHLDGSGKIADVGNVYCEGDKLAEAQAELGQFASGILKKGLTPIILGGGHETLYGHYLGARASVGHDKTIGIVNIDAHFDMRNDPEPSSGTMFRQILEKDDKAGYLCLGIQELGNTRALFQTAERLGCQYILAKNLAVNDFKDTFTAIDDFSKRHDYLVLTLCTDSIVASAAPGVSAPSPFGLDPKTVKTLLTYIAGKTNVLSFDISEVNPPVDESNKTVRLAAYLVAETMHGFHD from the coding sequence TTGAGGTGGTTTAATATTTACATTCAAACGGATAACAAGCTTTGGAATGGCAGGGTTGATGATTGGGAAGATCCGGCGAGTTTCCGGTTCCATCAGTTGGTTCAGGTAATCGGAACCGATGAGCTAACCTCAGGTGAAAATGGCTTTGGTATCCTCGGTTTTGCCAGTGATGAAGGTGTCAGGCGAAACAAGGGGCGACAAGGAGCTGCCCGGGCACCGGATGCTATTCGTCAGTCCTTGGCTGCACTGCCGTATCATTTAGATGGGTCAGGTAAAATTGCTGATGTCGGCAATGTGTATTGTGAGGGGGATAAGCTGGCGGAAGCACAGGCGGAACTCGGACAGTTTGCCTCAGGCATTTTAAAGAAAGGTTTGACACCAATTATTCTGGGTGGTGGCCATGAAACACTGTATGGTCATTATCTTGGTGCAAGGGCATCTGTTGGTCATGATAAAACGATTGGCATTGTAAATATAGATGCACATTTTGATATGAGAAACGATCCGGAGCCATCATCTGGTACCATGTTCAGACAAATATTGGAAAAAGATGACAAAGCTGGCTATTTGTGCCTGGGCATTCAAGAATTAGGCAACACGCGGGCGTTATTTCAGACAGCTGAACGGTTGGGCTGTCAGTATATTTTGGCGAAAAATCTTGCGGTGAATGACTTTAAAGATACATTTACTGCCATCGACGACTTTTCGAAACGACATGATTACTTAGTTCTGACGTTGTGCACCGATTCGATTGTGGCATCGGCGGCACCGGGGGTGAGTGCACCGTCACCGTTTGGTTTGGATCCGAAAACAGTGAAAACACTTTTGACTTACATTGCGGGGAAAACGAATGTATTAAGTTTTGATATATCAGAAGTGAATCCGCCGGTGGATGAAAGTAATAAAACGGTCAGACTGGCTGCATATTTGGTGGCTGAGACGATGCATGGCTTTCATGATTAG
- the hutU gene encoding urocanate hydratase → MTANTNTPVTQYRGTELRTKGWIQEAALRMLNNNLNPDVAENPDELVVYGGIGKAARNWESYEAIVRELKRLEDDETLLVQSGKPVAVFRTHQDAPKVLLANSNLVPAWANWDHFNELDQKGLMMYGQMTAGSWIYIGSQGIVQGTYETFAECARQHFDGSLKGTITLTAGLGGMGGAQPLAVTLNEGVCIAIEIDQQRIDRRLETKYLDTQADDLDHALKLAGKARDAGKGLSIGLLGNAADVLSDMVAKAFIPDVLTDQTSAHDPKNGYVPVNMTLDEAADMRTYNPAHYTNLSCKSIARHVEAMLAMQRKGAIVFDYGNNIRQVAKDEGVRNAFDFPGFVPAYIRPQFCEGKGPFRWVALSGDPEDIYKTDEVILKEFSDNESLCTWIRMAREKISFQGLPSRICWLGYGERARFGKIINDMVASGELKAPIVIGRDHLDSGSVASPNRETEGMKDGSDAVSDWPILNALINSVGGASWVSVHHGGGVGMGYSLHAGMVIVADGTKDAEARLERVLTTDPGMGIARHVDAGYEPAKETARDKGVNIPMLNNKR, encoded by the coding sequence ATGACAGCAAATACGAACACACCGGTCACACAGTATCGTGGAACAGAATTGCGCACAAAAGGGTGGATTCAGGAAGCGGCGCTCAGGATGCTGAATAATAATCTGAATCCGGACGTCGCGGAAAATCCGGATGAATTGGTTGTCTATGGCGGAATTGGCAAAGCGGCACGGAATTGGGAGAGCTATGAAGCGATTGTCAGGGAATTGAAGCGGCTGGAAGATGACGAAACGCTTCTTGTGCAGTCCGGCAAGCCTGTGGCAGTTTTCCGCACGCACCAGGATGCACCAAAAGTACTGCTGGCCAATTCGAATTTGGTTCCGGCGTGGGCGAATTGGGATCATTTCAATGAGCTCGACCAGAAGGGTTTAATGATGTATGGGCAAATGACAGCCGGGAGCTGGATTTATATCGGCAGCCAGGGCATTGTACAAGGGACGTATGAAACGTTTGCGGAATGCGCACGTCAGCATTTTGACGGCAGTCTGAAGGGGACGATTACGCTGACGGCCGGGCTTGGAGGCATGGGTGGTGCACAGCCGCTTGCGGTGACTTTGAATGAGGGCGTTTGTATTGCGATTGAAATCGATCAGCAACGGATTGACCGCCGCCTGGAAACGAAGTATCTCGATACGCAGGCAGACGATCTGGACCATGCGCTGAAATTAGCCGGAAAAGCGCGTGATGCAGGTAAGGGACTATCAATCGGGCTGCTCGGAAATGCCGCGGACGTGTTGTCGGATATGGTTGCCAAAGCGTTTATCCCGGATGTTCTGACCGATCAGACGTCAGCACACGATCCGAAAAATGGCTATGTGCCGGTTAATATGACACTTGATGAAGCGGCAGATATGCGCACTTATAATCCGGCACATTATACGAATCTGTCTTGTAAAAGCATTGCCCGCCATGTGGAAGCGATGCTTGCGATGCAGCGAAAAGGTGCAATCGTGTTTGATTATGGCAACAATATTCGTCAGGTTGCCAAGGATGAAGGGGTGCGGAATGCATTTGATTTTCCGGGCTTTGTACCGGCCTATATCCGTCCGCAATTTTGCGAGGGAAAGGGCCCATTCCGCTGGGTGGCGCTGTCCGGTGATCCGGAAGATATTTATAAGACAGATGAAGTTATTTTAAAGGAATTCAGCGATAATGAATCACTTTGCACCTGGATACGCATGGCACGGGAGAAAATCAGTTTCCAGGGGCTGCCGTCACGAATTTGCTGGCTCGGTTATGGCGAGCGTGCCCGTTTTGGCAAAATCATTAATGATATGGTGGCGAGCGGTGAACTCAAAGCGCCAATCGTGATTGGGCGTGATCATCTTGATTCAGGCTCGGTTGCATCACCGAACCGCGAAACAGAAGGCATGAAAGACGGCAGTGATGCGGTTAGTGACTGGCCAATTTTAAATGCACTCATCAACAGTGTTGGCGGGGCAAGCTGGGTAAGTGTTCATCACGGCGGCGGAGTTGGCATGGGCTATTCACTGCACGCGGGTATGGTGATTGTTGCGGACGGCACGAAAGATGCGGAAGCACGGCTTGAACGGGTGTTGACGACAGATCCCGGTATGGGCATTGCGCGGCATGTTGATGCGGGTTATGAGCCCGCGAAAGAGACTGCCCGTGACAAAGGTGTCAACATTCCAATGCTGAATAACAAGCGTTAG
- the hutH gene encoding histidine ammonia-lyase — MIELTGYSLTIDEFKRICLDLEDITISEASMANVRKSRLAVEDIVSNHQTVYGINTGFGKFSDVIINEEDVEDLQLNLIRSHACGVGALFPEVVSRAMLLLRLNALLKGFSGVRPEVVELLKELVNKQVHPVIPQQGSLGASGDLAPLAHLALVLTGEGKVYSDDGQPVEGKKILTAKSIQPITLKAKEGLALINGTQAMTALGALNYIEAEQLAYDSEWIAALTMEGLGGIIDAFHPAIHKARGFKQQEHVAERMNNWLEGSRLVTRQGEKRVQDAYSIRCIPQVHGATWQTLDYVKEKLEIEMNAVTDNPLIFDDGQLVISGGNFHGQPIALAMDFLKIAVAELANISERRIERLVNPQLNDLPPFLSPKPGLESGAMIMQYAAASLVSENKTLAHPASVDSIPSSANQEDHVSMGTIAARHAGSIIQNARRVLAIECICALQAIEYQGHEKSAPKLQKLWNDFRHIVPTIASDRVFSDDIEAVYHALSPVSETRFENMACYI, encoded by the coding sequence ATGATTGAATTAACCGGGTATTCATTAACGATTGATGAATTTAAACGAATTTGTCTGGATTTGGAAGACATTACCATATCGGAAGCGAGTATGGCCAATGTCCGAAAAAGCCGTTTGGCTGTTGAGGATATCGTATCCAATCATCAAACCGTTTATGGTATTAACACAGGTTTTGGGAAGTTTAGTGACGTTATCATTAACGAAGAAGATGTGGAAGATTTGCAGCTTAATCTGATTCGTTCGCACGCTTGCGGGGTTGGTGCGCTGTTTCCTGAAGTGGTTTCAAGAGCGATGCTTCTTCTTCGGTTGAACGCTCTTCTAAAAGGATTTTCCGGTGTTCGTCCAGAAGTGGTGGAGCTTTTGAAAGAACTGGTCAATAAACAAGTTCACCCCGTTATCCCGCAGCAGGGTTCATTGGGCGCTTCCGGTGATCTGGCGCCTTTAGCACACTTAGCGCTTGTTTTGACAGGAGAAGGCAAGGTTTATAGTGACGATGGCCAGCCGGTTGAGGGAAAGAAAATATTGACTGCTAAATCAATTCAGCCAATTACCCTGAAAGCGAAGGAAGGACTGGCTCTGATTAACGGGACACAGGCCATGACAGCTTTGGGAGCCCTTAATTATATTGAAGCCGAGCAACTGGCATACGACAGTGAATGGATTGCCGCATTAACAATGGAAGGGCTGGGCGGCATAATTGATGCGTTTCACCCGGCTATTCATAAAGCGAGGGGCTTTAAACAGCAGGAACATGTAGCAGAACGCATGAACAATTGGCTGGAAGGCAGTCGATTAGTCACACGTCAAGGTGAAAAGCGTGTTCAGGATGCCTATTCGATCCGCTGCATTCCACAAGTGCACGGGGCAACATGGCAGACACTGGATTATGTAAAAGAAAAACTCGAGATTGAGATGAACGCTGTAACCGATAATCCGCTTATTTTTGATGACGGTCAACTTGTGATATCCGGCGGGAATTTTCATGGGCAGCCAATTGCCTTAGCGATGGATTTTTTAAAAATCGCTGTAGCCGAACTGGCCAATATTTCGGAGCGCCGGATTGAACGGTTGGTCAACCCGCAATTAAATGACTTGCCGCCATTTTTAAGCCCGAAACCCGGGTTGGAGTCAGGTGCCATGATTATGCAATATGCAGCTGCATCGCTGGTTTCGGAAAATAAAACGTTGGCGCACCCCGCCAGTGTTGATTCCATTCCTTCATCTGCCAACCAGGAGGATCATGTCAGTATGGGCACAATAGCTGCACGCCATGCGGGATCTATTATCCAAAATGCCCGTCGTGTTCTGGCAATTGAGTGTATTTGTGCATTACAGGCCATTGAGTACCAGGGCCATGAAAAATCCGCCCCAAAATTACAAAAGCTGTGGAACGACTTTCGACATATTGTACCGACTATTGCAAGTGATCGTGTTTTCTCTGACGATATTGAAGCGGTTTATCACGCTTTAAGTCCGGTGTCTGAAACCAGATTTGAAAATATGGCTTGTTATATATAG
- a CDS encoding Na+/H+ antiporter family protein, with protein MLLNPVVLSVIVLVALSLARVNVIIALLIATVVGGLTAGLSLEETITTLVGGLGGQGETALSYILLGILAVMIARSGITGFLIRRILPVMTGRRGIVLFSLAGLASLSQNVIPIHIAFIPILIPPLLAVFNKMKVDRRGIATALTFGLKAPYILVPVGFGLIFQGIIVDEMKANGMEIALSQIPLAMAIPAAGMVVGLAIAILFTYRKPRDYKDIPTEFTGEVAAATEETNDKWQMKHFVTLLGLAVTLVLQLVYGSLVLAALGGILTIFIFRAETWKNGEVVVEEGVKMMGAIAFVMLVASGFASVLTETGAVTELVESTSGWLGDSYLLAAVVMMLVGLLVTIGIGTSFGTIPVLAAIFVPLCATIGFSPLATAALIGTSGAIGDAGSPASDSTLGPTSGLNVDGQHHHIWDTCVPTFIHFNIPLLICGVIAALVL; from the coding sequence ATGTTATTGAATCCGGTTGTTTTGTCTGTCATTGTGTTAGTCGCCCTTAGTCTTGCACGCGTCAACGTCATTATTGCCCTTCTGATTGCAACCGTTGTGGGAGGTCTTACCGCAGGGTTGTCACTGGAGGAAACCATTACCACGCTGGTTGGCGGTTTGGGAGGACAGGGTGAAACGGCACTAAGCTATATTCTCCTGGGTATATTGGCCGTTATGATCGCGCGTTCCGGTATTACCGGTTTTTTAATTCGGCGCATTTTGCCGGTTATGACTGGACGGCGCGGCATTGTGTTGTTTTCACTTGCCGGGCTTGCAAGTTTATCCCAAAATGTTATTCCAATCCATATTGCTTTTATTCCAATCCTTATTCCACCATTGTTAGCAGTCTTTAACAAGATGAAAGTAGACCGTCGCGGGATTGCCACAGCTTTAACGTTTGGCTTAAAGGCACCTTATATTCTTGTGCCGGTCGGATTTGGACTGATTTTCCAAGGGATTATCGTTGATGAAATGAAAGCAAATGGTATGGAAATTGCTTTGTCGCAAATTCCTTTGGCGATGGCGATACCAGCAGCCGGCATGGTTGTTGGATTAGCAATTGCCATATTATTTACGTACCGGAAACCGCGCGACTATAAGGATATTCCAACAGAATTCACAGGTGAGGTTGCTGCAGCGACAGAAGAGACCAATGATAAGTGGCAGATGAAGCATTTTGTAACATTGCTTGGTCTGGCTGTAACGCTTGTATTGCAACTTGTTTATGGTTCATTGGTTTTGGCCGCATTAGGTGGCATATTGACTATCTTTATCTTCCGGGCTGAAACATGGAAAAATGGTGAAGTTGTTGTGGAAGAAGGCGTCAAGATGATGGGAGCGATCGCGTTTGTCATGCTTGTCGCGTCCGGTTTTGCCTCTGTATTAACGGAGACAGGAGCAGTTACCGAACTTGTCGAGTCAACGAGTGGCTGGCTGGGAGACAGCTATCTGCTGGCGGCAGTTGTCATGATGCTCGTTGGTCTGCTGGTTACTATTGGCATCGGCACATCTTTTGGAACCATCCCGGTTCTCGCGGCAATCTTTGTTCCGTTGTGCGCAACGATTGGGTTTAGCCCTTTGGCGACAGCTGCTTTAATTGGTACGTCCGGCGCAATTGGGGATGCAGGTTCACCGGCATCAGACAGTACACTTGGCCCGACATCCGGATTGAATGTAGATGGGCAGCACCATCATATTTGGGATACATGTGTGCCGACATTTATCCACTTCAACATTCCTCTCTTAATCTGTGGTGTCATTGCAGCACTTGTTTTGTAA
- a CDS encoding MurR/RpiR family transcriptional regulator, with protein MVNNNQHCLASIRSNYGKFSDKEKIIADFILENPQKIIHHTINQVSEKLGIAESTVFRFCQRIGFKGFQAMKIALAAEVVTPIKDIHEKINEKDSIGTITEKIFRSNVKTIEDTLHIQDEVMIGEAVEAILQARKIQFFGSGGSALVALDAYHKFIRSGIDVSANLDSHMQIMSASQMTNEDVAVLISHSGSTKDLLDILQVLKENEIQTIAVTNFAKSPLTEKADISLYTVAEETDFRSEALSSRIAQLSIIDALYTNVMIANNEAGQEALQKMRKGISLKRL; from the coding sequence ATGGTAAACAATAACCAGCACTGCCTAGCCAGCATTCGAAGCAATTATGGAAAATTCAGTGATAAGGAAAAAATAATTGCTGATTTTATTTTAGAGAATCCCCAGAAAATCATTCACCATACAATTAATCAAGTTTCAGAAAAACTGGGAATCGCTGAATCGACGGTTTTCCGTTTCTGTCAGCGAATTGGTTTCAAAGGATTTCAGGCAATGAAAATTGCACTTGCAGCTGAGGTCGTAACGCCAATAAAAGATATCCATGAAAAAATCAATGAAAAAGATAGCATTGGAACCATCACCGAAAAAATTTTCCGTTCCAATGTTAAAACGATTGAGGATACACTTCATATCCAGGATGAAGTAATGATCGGGGAGGCTGTTGAAGCCATTTTACAGGCAAGGAAAATTCAATTTTTCGGGAGCGGCGGATCTGCCCTTGTAGCACTGGATGCCTATCATAAGTTCATACGCAGCGGCATTGATGTCAGTGCCAACCTGGATTCACACATGCAGATTATGTCCGCATCCCAAATGACAAATGAAGACGTTGCCGTTCTCATTTCGCACAGTGGATCAACCAAAGACTTACTCGATATCTTGCAAGTTCTAAAAGAAAATGAAATACAAACCATAGCTGTCACAAATTTTGCTAAATCACCGCTGACTGAGAAAGCAGACATTTCATTATACACTGTCGCTGAAGAAACCGATTTCCGTTCAGAAGCGTTATCATCAAGAATTGCCCAGCTGTCTATCATTGACGCGCTTTACACGAATGTCATGATTGCAAATAACGAAGCTGGCCAGGAGGCATTACAAAAAATGAGAAAAGGCATAAGTCTGAAGCGTTTATAA